The DNA sequence ACTGACTTTAGAGCCACAAATCCAAGATAGTAAATTTGTCGACAGTACCCCGTGTTTCAAGCATCAAAGTTTAAAATCTGTAGAGGAAACTCCAGATTCAGAGCCGCAATGTGTACAATCTGTAAAGTGGACCCCAAGGCTAAACAAGCAGGAAGCAAAATCTGTGAAAGTGACCAGAAGATCAAAGTCTCAAGGAGTAAAAACTATGGATTTTGCCCCAAGGCAACAGTTTCAAGAGACAGCACTCATGAATTTAACTTCTGGGCCAGAACAGGATGGCACGATATCTGTAATCTCACCAAAGCAGCAATGTGTGAATTCAGAGCAGGTGAAGAGAGGGGCTATGTCGGACGATAAGCTGTCTTTGGAGTTACTTCCAGAGctaaaatttaaaggtaaaaaacTAGTAGACCTCAATTTTGAGTTACAGTTTAAAAGTATGAAATCAGACTTGACTCCAGAATCAAATATTCAAGGTTTAAAACCTAAAGAATTCAAGCCTGATCCACTTGAACCACAGTTGCAAAGCATAAAGTCTCCTAAGTTGACCCCAGGGTCACCATTGCACCAAATTGAAGTCTCAGAGTTTGCTTCAGAGCCACAGCTTTGTGTAAAAACCGTTGAGTTAAAACAAGAGCCACTGCTTGAAAGTATGAGATGCATTCAGTGGATACCAGGACCTAAGTTCCAAGCTGTGAAATCTGTAGAGTTAAatctcaggtcacagtctcaaggTGTTAAATCCCTAGGGTTGAGATCTTTGACACAGTTAAGAGATGTGAAGTCATCTGAATTGACTCTAGGGTCAAAAACTCAAGGTGCGACATATACAGAGTTCAACCTTGGGCCACAGTTGCAGAACATGAAAATCCCTGGGGTGCTCCCAGGAACACAGCTGCACAAAGGGAAGCTTTTGGCATCAACCTCAGAGCCACAGCTTCGAGATGTAAAAACTACTGAGCTCAAAAAAGAGCCACAGCTGGAAAGAATGAGGTGTATCCAGTGGATACCAGGACCTGATTTCCAAGGTGTGAAGTCTATAGGGTTACAGTCTCAAGGTGTCAAGTCTCTAGGGTTGAAACCTTTGATACAGTTAAGAGATAGAAAGTCATCTGCGTTAACTCCAAGGCCAAAGCTCCAAGATACGCAATCTTCAGCATCACTCCAGGAACATAAGCTTCAGGACTGTGATTTGACACCTTGTCTACAGGTTAAAAGTGTGAAATCATGTGAGCTGACTTCAGGGTCAAAGCTCTGTGATATAAAATTTATGCCACTGAAATCTAGGCTTTGCATGCATGATGGGAAATCTAAATTGACTGCAAAATCAAAGCTTCAAGAAGCGAAACCCTTACATTCATCCCCAGGAGCACAGCTTCAACGTGTGAAGTCTCTGGTGCTTATGGAAGATTCACAGCTTCCTGGTGTGAAATCTGGCGTATTAAGCCAAAGGTCACAATTACAAAGCAATACAACTATAGAATTGAACTCCCCACTACACTTGACAAGCATGAAGTCATCTGAATTGACTCTTCAGACAAAGCTTCAAGGTGTGAAATCTGAGAATTTCAACTCTGGGTCACAGTGGCATGATCTAAAACCTTCTAAGTTGTCACCTGAGGTAAAGTCCCAAGATAAGACATTTACTGAGTTAAATCCAAGTTCACAGTTGAAAGGTataacattttctacattgatCACAGGGACAAAGATTCAAGGTACCAAATGTACAGATTTCAACCTTGGGCCATTGTTACAACATGTGAATTCTTCTGAAAGGACCTCAAAGACAAAGcttcaaaatgtaaaacataaagaaagCTGTCCCAGTCCCCAGGTGCAAGTTGTGAAATCTTCTGACCTGACCCTTGGATCAAAGCTTCAAAATGTGCAATTGGTGTTCAACCCTGACCCACAGTTTCAAGGAGTGAAAAGTTCTAAAtcaatttcagaaacaaagattCAAGATATGGAGTCTGTGAATGTCAAACCTGGGCCACAGCTGAGACGTGTGAAATCTTCTGAATTGATACAGGGGACAAAGCTTCAAAAAGTGAAGTCTGTGGATTTCAAGTCAGGCCCACAGTTGGAAGATGGGGCATCTTCTAGATTGGTCATGGGTATAAAGCTTCAAGATGTAAAATCTCTGAATTTTAAGTCTGGACCACACTTGAAGGATGTGATATCTTCACAACTGATCCCAAGGGAAAAGCTTCCAGGTGTGAAATCTGCAGAACTGAAAGCTAATCCAAAGTTACAAGGTGAGAAATCTTCTGATTTGATCCTGGAGAGGAAGTTTTCAGGTGTGAAAGCAGGCCCACAGTTACAAGATGTGAAATGTTCTGAGTTGATCATGGGTATAAAGCTTCAAGATAAAAAATCAGCAGGGTTTGGTTCTAGATCACACTTGCAAGGTATGAGATCTTCtgaagtgatcccagggtcaaaaCTTCAAGAAGGGAAACCCTCTGAGTTCAACCACGGTCCAAAGCTACAAGGTGGGAAATCTGATTTAATTCAGATGAGGAAGCTTCAAGGTGTGAAATCTGTGGAGTTCAACCCTGGACCTCAGAGACAAGGTGAGAAATCTGACTTGATGCTAGAGTGCAGACTCCAAGATTTGAAATCTGTTGAGTTAAAACCTGTTCTGCAGTTACAAGGTGTACCATCTTCTGAGTTAACGCCAAAAACAAAGCTTCAAAATGGAGAACATGTGGAGCTCCTTACCAGACCCACGTGGCAAGACATGAAACCTCTTGAATTGACTCTAGGTGCAAAGACCCAAGATGTGAAATCTTTGGGGTTTGAGTCAGTCCCACAGTTACAAAATAGGAAATTGCCTATGTCGACACCAGGATCACACATTCAAGCCCTGAAATCTCTGAAATTCAGCCCTGGGGCGAAGTTGCAAGGTGCAAAATCTCCTGAGTCTGTAAAGCTTCAAATAATGAACACCACAAAGGTCAACCATGACCTAGAACTCCAGGTCACAAAACCCTCTGAGTTAGCTTTGGAATCAAAGATTTGCAATGTGATATCTTCCGAGTTCAATGCTGGGAAGCCGCGGCAAGAAGAGAAGTCTTTTAAGTTGAAACCATGGCCAGAGCTTCAAAGTGTGAAATTTGTGGTATACAACCCTGGACTACATTTGCAACatataaaatcttcagaattGTGCAAGGAGACAAAGCCCCAAGATGTGAAATCTAAGGAATCCAATCCTGAGCAACAGTGGCAAGATGTTAAATCTTCTGAGTTATGCCAGGGATCAAGGCCTCAAGGTATGTCATCTTTCAAGTTCAATCCTGGGCCACAGTTACAAGAGATAAAACCCGAGTTGTGCACAGACAGGAAGCTTCCATATGAGCAATTTCTGGAAACGAAGCATCAGCCTAAATTACAAGGTGGGAAATCCTCTGAATTTAATCTAGCCCCACAGCTTCAGTGTATAAATGTTAGGCCATTCAGTACTGGACCACAACTGAACAGGGTAAAATCTGAGTTGAATTCTGGATCAGAGTCTCGAGGTATAAAATCCCAGGTGTTCTGCCCTGGGCCACCTTTGCAAGATGTGaattcttctgcatttatttcaaaaccaaaacttCAGTGTGTAAATTCTGTTGGATGCAAATCTGAGCCACCCTTGCAAGGTATAAACCCTTCTGAATTAACTTCAGTTTCAAAACGTCAAGGTACAAAGTCTTCTGAGTTGAGTTCAGAGATCCCAAGGGAGACGACTATGGTGTTCAACCTTGATCCACCTTCGCAAGATTTGAAATCTGAATTGATTCCAGGGTCAAAGTTTCTTGCTATAGCACCTATGGAATGCAGCCCTGAGCCACAGATGAAGTGTATAAATTCTTCTAAGTTGAATCCAGAGCCAAAATTACAATGTGCAAATTCTGTGGGGTGCAAACCTGGGCCACCTTTGCAAGGCGTACAGTACTTTGAACTGATTCCAGGGACAAAATGTCAAGGTACAGGATCTCAGGTGAATCCGGGATCCAAGAATCCAAGTGAGACATCTATGGTGTTCAGCGCTGAACCACATGTACAAGATTTAAAATCCGAATTGATTCCAGGGTCAAAGTTTCTTGCTGTAGCACCCATGGAACGCAACCCTGGGCCACAGATGAAGTGTGTAAATTCTTTTGAGTTGGATCCAGAGCCAAAGTTACAATGTGCTAATTCTGTGGGGTCTGAACTCGGGCCACCTTTGCAAGGTATACAATCTTTTGAGTTGACTTCAGGGGTTAAATGTCAAGGTATGGGAtcttttgatttgaatctgggGTCAGAAGTTCTAGGTATGAAATCTCTTATGTTCAACCCTGTGcaacatttacaaaatgtgaaaCATGAATTTAGTCCAGGGACAAAGTTTCAAGGTATAACATCACAAGAATTAAACTGTGGCCCACAGCTGCAAGGCGTGAATTCTTCTGATTTGAATTTTGGGTCAGAACTTCAATGCATAAATGCTATAAAGTTTAATCCAGACCCACAGATGCAAGGCATGAAACCCTCTGAATTGAATCCTACGTCAGAATATCAAGGTACAAAATCTATTCTGTTCAACGCTGGACCACATTTGCAAGGTGTGAAATCTTCTGAGTTAATTCCAGGGACAAAGTTTCCAGAAATACAGTTTTTGGAGAACCACTGTGGGTCACAGCAACAAGTTATGCACCCAGTGTTCACTTTAGGCTCTTCACTGCATGGCAGGAAATCTGTGTTATTTTTACCAAAGCCACTGCTTGAAGATGTAAGGTCTGTGAAGATGAACAAAGAGCCAGTGTCTTGTGGTGGAAATTCTGTGAAACTGGCTTCAGGCTCTAAGCTGCAGGACTTGAAGTGTGAGATGTTTGCACTAGAGCCATGTTTTACAAAAGTGAAATCTGTGGAGTTAAATCCAGGGCCACATCCTCAAGGTATGAATTCTGGGGAGCTGCCCTCACACCTCAGGCAGCATAGTGAGAGCTCTGTGGTGTTTGCACCAAAGTTGTGTTTTCAAGATGTGAAATCTCTGGAGTTGAAACCAGGGCCACAACCTCAAGATGTGAATTCGAAGGATTTGATTTCTTGCCTCGGGCAGAAATCTGTGGTGTTTGAATCAGAGCCATGTTCTCAAGATGTGACATCTTTGAAGTCAAACCTACAGCTACAGCCTCAAGGTGCTAATTCTTCAGGGTTTCCATCATGCCTAAGGTCCCCAAGTGTTAATTCTGAGGTCTTTGCACCGGAACAATGTTTTCAAGATGGGAAATCTGTAGAGTTGACACCAGGGTCCCAACAGCAAGGTATGAATTGCCAAGAGCTGACTTCAGGATGGCACGGTATGAAATCAATAGTGTTGGCACCAGAGCCAACTAAGAAGTTCATACCAGGACCCATGTTGAGTAgtgttaaattttcaaatttgtctCCAGAATCACAACGACAGGGTGAGAAACCTTTGGAGTTTCCTCCAGAAGCAAAGTTGCAAAGTATAAAACATGTGAAATTGTCTTCAGCATCTCTGCAACAAGATATAAAATCTGTAGAGTTACTATCGGGGTCACTGCTTCAAAGAACAAAATCTGAGGAACTAACTCCAAAGAGGAGCTATCAAATCACAGACTCCTCTGAGATAATCCCTAGGCCAGGGCATCAATttgtagaaggtgcagagatgaTCCCAACACCAAAGCCTCAAGTCCCTAAATCTGTGAATTTGGTGATCCCAACACCAAAGCATCAAGTCTCCAAGTCTGTAAATTTGATTTCAGTACCAGTTTATCATACCACAGAAAGGTTGGCACATCAAggcaatgaaactgtagaaaactCTATGGGGTTGACCCCAAAGTCAACAAGTAAAACCATGGAATCTCCAGGAATGCCTCTAAGGCTAGATCTTCAAGTACCAGAATCTGATGATCTGACTCACGTGCTAAGGAATCAAGGCTCTGAATCCTTGGAATTAACCTTAAAGAAAATCCCAGAAACACTAGAGTTGCTCTCTCAGTCATGGCCTCAAGTTAAGGACTTGGGGGAATCACATACAAGGTCAGTGCAGGAAGTTACAGGATCTGAAGAGATGGCACCAAAGCCCAAGCATCACACTACAGAAACTATGGGGTTGACCTCCAAGGCAAGGCCAACAGAGAAGGAACTCCTTGGCATGACCCCAAAGCCAATAAGTAAAACCACTGGATATACAGAGAGCGCTCCAAGGCCCAATCCTCCCTTTGGCATGACCCCAAAGCCAATAAGTAAAACCACTGGATATACAGAGAGCGCTCCAAGGCCCAATCCTCCCTTTGTGGAGGTGATCTCCAAGAAAAGACTGCGAAGGGAAGAATCAGAAGCACTGACTACAAAGTCATTACATCAC is a window from the Meles meles chromosome 16, mMelMel3.1 paternal haplotype, whole genome shotgun sequence genome containing:
- the LOC123926556 gene encoding uncharacterized protein C2orf16-like, with translation MPLKSRLCMHDGKSKLTAKSKLQEAKPLHSSPGAQLQRVKSLVLMEDSQLPGVKSGVLSQRSQLQSNTTIELNSPLHLTSMKSSELTLQTKLQGVKSENFNSGSQWHDLKPSKLSPEVKSQDKTFTELNPSSQLKGITFSTLITGTKIQGTKCTDFNLGPLLQHVNSSERTSKTKLQNVKHKESCPSPQVQVVKSSDLTLGSKLQNVQLVFNPDPQFQGVKSSKSISETKIQDMESVNVKPGPQLRRVKSSELIQGTKLQKVKSVDFKSGPQLEDGASSRLVMGIKLQDVKSLNFKSGPHLKDVISSQLIPREKLPGVKSAELKANPKLQGEKSSDLILERKFSGVKAGPQLQDVKCSELIMGIKLQDKKSAGFGSRSHLQGMRSSEVIPGSKLQEGKPSEFNHGPKLQGGKSDLIQMRKLQGVKSVEFNPGPQRQGEKSDLMLECRLQDLKSVELKPVLQLQGVPSSELTPKTKLQNGEHVELLTRPTWQDMKPLELTLGAKTQDVKSLGFESVPQLQNRKLPMSTPGSHIQALKSLKFSPGAKLQGAKSPESVKLQIMNTTKVNHDLELQVTKPSELALESKICNVISSEFNAGKPRQEEKSFKLKPWPELQSVKFVVYNPGLHLQHIKSSELCKETKPQDVKSKESNPEQQWQDVKSSELCQGSRPQGHTFKKWKNL